A genome region from Arachis duranensis cultivar V14167 chromosome 6, aradu.V14167.gnm2.J7QH, whole genome shotgun sequence includes the following:
- the LOC107493028 gene encoding uncharacterized protein LOC107493028: MEATFNKYLILFSMFIVLIVRLKGDDQSQGNATLVTLPLNLQGNKSSEEAKGKHNNEVVFNSSKGGGGGGGGGGFKWGWGGGGGGGGGGGGGGGGGGGGGGEYAECMARTRCKGMRLDCPLHCGGSCFYDCHHMCKPHCWRP; encoded by the coding sequence ATGGAAGCCACATTTAATAAGTATTTGATTCTCTTCTCAATGTTCATAGTGTTAATTGTTAGGCTTAAAGGTGATGATCAAAGCCAAGGCAATGCCACATTGGTTACTCTCCCATTAAACCTACAAGGTAATAAAAGTAGTGAAGAAGCAAAAGGAAAACACAATAATGAAGTTGTGTTCAACTCAAGCAAAGGAGGAGGTGGCGGCGGCGGAGGTGGAGGGTTTAAATGGGGTTGGGGTGGCGGAggcggaggaggaggaggaggtggtggtggtggtggtggtggaggtggCGGTGGTGGAGAATATGCAGAATGCATGGCAAGAACAAGATGCAAAGGAATGAGATTGGATTGTCCACTTCACTGTGGTGGATCATGTTTCTATGATTGCCACCATATGTGTAAGCCTCATTGTTGGAGACCTTAA
- the LOC107493101 gene encoding probable 1-acylglycerol-3-phosphate O-acyltransferase, producing MNTIRSRWLSRKMVEEFGKSATATTSSTETPRFWPSLLRWIPTSTDHIINAEKRLLSLVKTPYVQEKVNIGTGPPNSRVRWFGSVSNEPRFINTVTFDSKDDAPTLVMVHGYAASQGFFFRNFDALANRFRVIAIDQLGWGGSSRPDFTCKSTEETEAWFIDSFEEWRKAKNLSNFILLGHSFGGYVASKYALKHPEHVKHLILVGPAGFSQETERITKFLSTWKGSILNQIWESNFTPQTIIRGLGPWGPDMVRRYTSARFVTHTTGEMLNETETSLLTDYVYHTLAAKASGELCLKHIFSFGAFARMPLLHRALEWKVPTTFIYGIQDWMNYEGAQEARDQMKVPCEIIRVPQAGHFVFIDNPSGFHSAVFYACRRFLSPNPDSESLPDGLTSA from the exons ATGAACACGATTCGGTCTCGTTGGTTGTCGAGAAAAATGGTCGAAGAATTTGGCAAATCAGCAACCGCAACCACTTCCTCCACCGAAACGCCGCGTTTTTGGCCTTCTCTCTTACGTTGGATTCCAACTTCCACCGACCACATCATCAATGCCGAGAAGCGCCTTCTCTCTCTCGTCAA GACTCCATATGTCCAAGAAAAGGTTAATATAGGCACTGGTCCACCAAATTCTAGAGTTAGATGGTTTGGTTCAGTGAGCAATGAGCCACGGTTTATTAACACCGTTACATTTGATAGTAAAGATGATGCTCCTACCCTTGTCATGGTTCATGGATATGCAGCTTCACAGGGTTTCTTCTTTCGAAATTTCGATGCTCTAGCTAATCGATTTAGGGTCATTGCTATTGATCAACTTGG TTGGGGTGGATCTAGCAGGCCTGACTTTACATGCAAAAGCACTGAAG AAACTGAAGCATGGTTCATCGATTCTTTTGAGGAATGGAGAAAAGCCAAAAACCTTAGCAATTTTATATTGCTCGGGCATTCTTTTGGTGGTTATGTTGCTTCCAAGTATGCACTTAAG CACCCGGAGCATGTTAAGCACTTGATTTTGGTGGGACCTGCTGGTTTTTCACAAGAAACAGAGAGGATTACAAAGTTCTTATCAACATGGAAAGGATCAATTTTGAACCAGATATGGGAATCTAACTTTACACCTCAAACTATTATTAG AGGTTTAGGTCCTTGGGGTCCTGATATGGTGCGCAGGTATACAAGTGCTAGGTTTGTTACTCATACAACTGGTGAAATGCTGAATGAAACTGAAACCAGTTTGCTAACAG ATTATGTTTACCATACTCTAGCGGCTAAAGCTAGCGGTGAGCTGTGCCTCAAACATATATTTTCGTTTGGAGCATTTGCTAGGATGCCCCTTCTTCACAG GGCTTTAGAGTGGAAGGTGCCCACCACTTTCATATATGGTATCCAAGATTGGATGAATTACGAGGGTGCCCAAGAAGCGCGCGACCAGATGAAGGTTCCATGTGAAATCATTAGAGTTCCCCAG GCTGGTCATTTTGTGTTCATTGACAACCCAAGTGGCTTCCATTCAGCTGTGTTCTATGCTTGTCGTAGGTTTCTTAGTCCGAATCCCGATAGCGAGTCCCTTCCGGACGGGTTAACCTCTGCATAG
- the LOC107493100 gene encoding protein WHAT'S THIS FACTOR 9, mitochondrial — protein sequence MFRTFFGDVRNYGLLRKGYIYQQRFSLVNVKLKWVKDRKLDAAVAGQKDLKAVEILVSIIASSSECCLPIYRLNPHRGQLGLPIDLKVSTFIRRYPTIFVESNFLDSGGTPVPSFGLSPQALKLHHEQVNILEHDQLELRDRLCRLLMLTRDRILPLQTIDQLKWDLGLPNDYPSSFVPNHPDRFSLVHLPDNRVGLKLLFWDDKLAVSEILKNASLQQDQEDIKNGTLAFPVSFTRGFGFRRKCMEWLKEWQKLPYTSPYTNASHLDPRTDESEKRVVGVFHELLHLTLHKQTERKNVSNLRKPLGLPQKFTKAFERHPGIFYLSNKSDTQTVILREAYNGRELIQKHPLVRVREKLANLLKKGLHDKSKGYTRDIDESNSDIESEMDEYDSDGFPIITKEGWGRGG from the coding sequence ATGTTCCGGACTTTTTTCGGTGATGTAAGAAATTATGGTTTACTTCGAAAGGGATATATTTACCAGCAGAGGTTTAGCCTTGTGAACGTTAAGTTGAAATGGGTGAAAGATCGAAAACTGGATGCCGCTGTAGCTGGTCAGAAAGATCTTAAGGCGGTTGAGATCCTTGTTTCCATCATTGCCTCGTCTTCCGAATGTTGCCTTCCCATATATCGTCTTAATCCCCATCGCGGACAACTTGGTCTTCCTATTGATCTTAAGGTGTCTACCTTTATCAGAAGATATCCTACTATTTTTGTGGAGTCCAATTTTCTTGACAGTGGCGGCACTCCTGTTCCCAGTTTCGGCTTGAGTCCTCAAGCCTTGAAGCTTCACCATGAGCAAGTTAACATCCTTGAGCATGATCAGTTGGAACTCAGGGATAGGCTATGCAGATTGCTTATGCTAACAAGAGACAGGATCCTTCCACTACAAACTATTGATCAATTAAAATGGGACTTGGGTTTGCCCAATGATTACCCGAGTTCTTTTGTTCCGAATCACCCTGATCGGTTCTCTCTTGTTCACCTCCCTGATAATCGTGTTGGCTTGAAGTTGTTGTTTTGGGATGACAAGCTCGCTGTCTCGGAGATACTGAAGAATGCTTCTTTACAACAAGATCAAGAAGACATAAAAAATGGAACCTTAGCCTTTCCGGTTAGTTTCACAAGGGGTTTTGGTTTCAGAAGAAAATGCATGGAGTGGTTGAAAGAGTGGCAGAAACTCCCCTATACTTCACCTTACACTAATGCCTCACATTTGGATCCTCGTACCGATGAATCCGAGAAGAGGGTTGTCGGAGTCTTCCATGAGCTCCTTCATCTCACCCTTCATAAACAAACCGAACGCAAGAATGTCAGCAACTTGCGCAAACCCTTAGGGCTTCCTCAGAAATTCACCAAAGCATTTGAACGTCATCCTGGTATTTTTTACCTTTCCAATAAGAGTGACACGCAAACGGTGATTCTTAGAGAGGCCTACAATGGTAGGGAACTCATACAGAAGCATCCCCTTGTGAGAGTCAGAGAGAAACTTGCAAATTTATTGAAGAAGGGGTTACATGATAAGAGCAAGGGTTACACAAGAGATATAGATGAGTCAAACTCAGACATAGAGAGTGAAATGGATGAATATGATTCAGATGGCTTCCCCATAATCACTAAAGAGGGATGGGGGCGGGGCGGGTAG
- the LOC107493027 gene encoding protein ACCUMULATION AND REPLICATION OF CHLOROPLASTS 6, chloroplastic: MLWFSASKWAERLISDFQFIGDSDHHYSSSAAASATLSPPRYDSPPEQRFLSIPLDFYRILGAETHFLGDGIRRAYEARFSKPPQYAFSNEALISRRQILQAACETLADPASRREYNQGLVEDEDATVFTQVPFDKVPGALCVLQEAGETELVLQIGQGLLRERLPKSFKQDVVLAMSLAYVDISRDAMAFTTPDFITACEMLERALKLLQEEGASSLAPDLQAQIDETLEEITPRCVLELLSLPLDEEHRARRDEGLQGVRNILWAVGGGGAAVIAGGFTREDFMNEAFLHMTAVEQVDLFVATPSNIPAESFEAYGVALALVAQAFVGKKPHLIQDADNLFQQLQQTKVTTMRHAASINAPKREVDFALERGLCALLVGELDQCRSWLGLDSESSPYRNSSIVEFVMENAKGDEDSDLPGLCRLLEAWLMEVVFPRFRDTKEITFKLGDYYDDPTVLRYLERLESVGHSPLAAAAAIVKIGAEATAVIGHVKDSAMNALKKVFPVGYEDEIVKIQENDGKEYFNLSESENLLISPDQDTSTGIEVSGTRKPSEISGGEIITDKIKDATVKIMCAGVVIGLVTVVGLKFIPAARHGSPTIRKTTGSTLASDTVNIGSSGGEELEEQLPKMDARVAEAVVRNWQNIKSQAFGPKHCLEKLPEVLDHEMLKIWSDRASEIAERDWSYNYTLEDLSIDSVTISQNGRRAVVETTLKESTHLNAVGHPQHNASSSKTYTTRYVMSYSDSGWKIVEGAVLES; encoded by the exons ATGTTAT GGTTCTCCGCCAGTAAATGGGCGGAGCGCCTCATCTCCGACTTCCAATTCATCGGCGACTCCGACCATCACTACTCCTCCTCTGCCGCCGCATCCGCTACTCTCAGCCCTCCACGCTACGATTCTCCGCCTGAGCAGCGGTTCCTCTCGATTCCTCTCGACTTCTACAGAATCCTCGGCGCCGAAACACATTTCCTTGGCGACGGTATTCGACGCGCGTACGAGGCGCGTTTCTCGAAGCCACCGCAGTATGCGTTCAGCAACGAAGCGTTAATCAGCCGCCGCCAGATTCTCCAAGCTGCTTGTGAAACCCTAGCTGACCCTGCTTCCCGCAGAGAGTACAACCAGGGACTCGTTGAAGATGAAGACGCCACCGTTTTCACTCAAGTCCCTTTCGATAAG GTTCCTGGAGCTCTCTGCGTGCTGCAGGAAGCTGGGGAGACCGAGTTGGTGCTTCAGATTGGGCAGGGCTTACTGAGAGAGAGATTGCCCAAGTCGTTCAAGCAAGATGTCGTGTTGGCCATGTCGCTCGCTTATGTTGACATCTCGAGGGATGCTATGGCCTTTACTACTCCCGATTTCATTACTGCATGTGAGATGCTTGAGAGGGCATTGAAACTTTTGCAG GAAGAAGGAGCAAGCAGCCTAGCACCAGATTTACAAGCACAAATCGACGAGACACTGGAGGAGATAACCCCACGCTGTGTTTTGGAACTTCTATCCTTGCCCCTTGATGAAGAACATCGAGCACGAAGGGATGAAGGTCTGCAGGGTGTCCGCAATATTTTGTGGGCTGTTGGAGGAGGTGGTGCGGCAGTAATTGCTGGGGGTTTCACACGTGAGGACTTCATGAATGAGGCTTTTTTACATATGACAGCAGTTGAACAG GTTGATCTTTTTGTGGCCACACCAAGTAATATACCAGCTGAAAGTTTTGAAGCATATGGGGTGGCACTTGCGCTCGTTGCGCAAGCCTTTGTAGGTAAAAAGCCACATCTTATCCAAGATGCGGATAACTTATTCCAACAACTTCAACAAACAAAGGTAACAACTATGAGACATGCTGCCTCTATTAATGCTCCAAAGAGAGAGGTTGATTTTGCTTTAGAAAGGGGCCTCTGTGCCTTGCTTGTTGGGGAGCTAGATCAGTGTCGATCATGGTTGGGACTAGACAGTGAGAGCTCTCCATATAGAAATTCATCCATTGTAGAATTTGTAATGGAAAATGCCAAGGGTGATGAAGACAGTGATCTTCCTGGACTCTGCAGATTGTTAGAGGCATGGTTGATGGAAGTAGTTTTTCCGAGATTTAGAGATACTAAAGAGATAACATTCAAGCTTGGAGATTACTATGATGACCCTACAGTGCTCAGGTATCTAGAGAGGCTGGAGAGTGTTGGGCATTCACCCTTGGCTGCTGCAGCAGCCATAGTGAAAATCGGAGCTGAGGCTACGGCTGTTATTGGTCATGTCAAGGATAGTGCAATGAATGCATTGAAGAAGGTGTTTCCTGTTGGTTATGAAGATGAAATTGTGAAAATTCAAGAGAATGACGGGAAGGAATATTTCAATCTTTCTGAAAGTGAGAATCTTTTAATTTCACCAGATCAAGATACTTCGACTGGTATTGAGGTTTCTGGAACAAGAAAACCTTCTGAGATAAGTGGTGGTGAGATAATTACTGACAAAATTAAAGATGCAACTGTGAAGATCATGTGTGCTGGCGTTGTGATTGGACTCGTGACTGTGGTTGGCTTGAAGTTTATACCTGCTGCTAGGCATGGCTCACCCACCATACGCAAAACAACTGGTTCGACACTGGCATCAGATACTGTCAACATAG GTTCCTCGGGAGGTGAAGAATTAGAAGAGCAACTTCCGAAAATGGATGCAAGGGTTGCTGAAGCTGTGGTTCGCAATTGGCAGAACATTAAATCCCAAGCTTTTGGACCCAAACATTGCCTCGAAAAATTGCCAGAG GTACTTGATCACGAGATGTTGAAGATATGGTCCGATCGGGCATCCGAGATTGCAGAGCGTGATTGGTCCTATAACTACACGTTGGAGGACCTCAGCATCGATAGCGTGACTATATCCCAGAATGGGCGGCGTGCGGTGGTCGAGACAACTCTCAAAGAGTCAACCCACCTCAATGCTGTAGGTCATCCGCAGCACAATGCTTCAAGCAGCAAAACCTACACAACAAGATATGTGATGTCTTATTCAGATTCAGGTTGGAAAATCGTTGAAGGAGCTGTTCTTGAGTCATAG